In the Sebastes fasciatus isolate fSebFas1 chromosome 20, fSebFas1.pri, whole genome shotgun sequence genome, one interval contains:
- the LOC141758705 gene encoding dickkopf-related protein 3-like, whose product MLGNLWMLCLGLYFSSAEARIWAWMLNMPHSPPKEGARALRESVLVAKPTAVMCDHDRACGRGFSCDRHFGLCVPLRGEGHYCRRDAQCVRGLSCMFGKCHRSIPNGQEGARCKVNRDCGTSMCCARHHGEHVCKRRLIRGESCYVPDGGLAYSINQICPCDEGLLCRENGESHQREKEFIYQPERPSWSCQVPKS is encoded by the exons ATGTTGGGTAATCTGTGGATGCTCTGCCTGGGTCTCTACTTCTCCTCGGCCGAAGCTCGAATATGGGCCTGGATGCTCAACATGCCCCACAGCCCTCCCAAAGAAGGAGCCAGGGCACTTAGAGAGAGCGTTCTTGTAGCCAAACCAACCGCG gttATGTGCGATCATGACAGGGCCTGTGGACGGGGTTTCTCCTGTGATCGTCACTTCGGTCTTTGTGTTCCTCTGCGAGGGGAGGGCCACTACTGTCGGAGGGACGCCCAGTGCGTCCGCGGACTCAGCTGCATGTTTGGGAAGTGCCACCGCAGCATCCCCAATGGACAAGAGG GAGCCAGATGTAAAGTCAACAGGGACTGTGGGACGTCCATGTGCTGCGCTCGACACCACGGCGAACATGTGTGCAAGAGACGTCTGATCCGCGGCGAGAGCTGCTATGTTCCTGATGGTGGCCTGGCATACAGCATAAACCAGATTTGTCCATGTGATGAGGGGCTGCTGTGTCGAGAAAACGGTGAATCACATCAGAGAGA GAAAGAGTTCATTTACCAGCCAGAACGACCAAGTTGGAGCTGCCAAGTGCCCAAATCTTGA